From a region of the Panicum virgatum strain AP13 chromosome 2K, P.virgatum_v5, whole genome shotgun sequence genome:
- the LOC120695212 gene encoding uncharacterized protein LOC120695212, producing MAGSTRSAAAAAAAAAKKAEEERTARRSAREAALARAAKAEEETTAACWERDAATALATPRVAPPLPRPHPSTPLASLPRPSASRTASDVRDWAADEPTIESTWTRKRRAASASSSDSNPDALGIDESEKGIFGSLKSIVQLPPSPSKDGDWLGDTATGTAESPAAEEAGKKFPVAGIEKQTGDQPKSPAAAANVDLILLETPRQEVEKPDKESTANLAKQVTEQAKFLRRTGEGLQLTANQTQQLEKMAALEKSSREQSEKVRLLEAWVEALEQDNSVMKDKASKLQEKAKTAAKEKKELKSLLLQRDELVTDLKNIMYHHEYAMEKLTKIKANADKEMVSDMRQIKELSQQLADLEVAAKVVVDMVEDEGAGEKSLLERLREAP from the exons ATGGCTGGCTCcacgcgttccgccgccgctgccgccgccgccgccgccaagaagGCTGAGGAGGAGCGCACTGCGCGCAGATCCGCGCGCGAGGCCGCCCTTGCCCGCGCGGCCAAGGCTGAAGAGGAGAccaccgccgcctgctgggAGCGCGACGCAGCCACCGCCTTGGCTACCCCACGCGTCGCTCCTCCCTTACCTCGGCCACACCCCAGCACTCCGCTGGCCTCCCTGCCTC GTCCATCGGCTAGTCGGACGGCCTCAGATGTCCGGGATTGGGCGGCGGATGAGCCGACCATCGAATCTACATGGACTCGGAAGCGGAGGGCCGCTTCCGCTAGTAGCAGTGACAG CAACCCAGATGCTCTTGGGATTGATGAGTCGGAGAAGGGGATTTTTGGTTCCCTTAAGAGCATTGTCCAGTTGCCCCCTAGCCCATCAAAAGATGGTGATTGGTTGGGCGATACTGCTACTGGGACGGCGGAGAGTCCTGCAGCCGAGGAGGCGGGCAAGAAGTTTCCTGTCGCTGGCATTG agAAGCAGACTGGAGATCAGCCGAAGAGTCCTGCGGCTGCCGCCAACGTTGATCTGATTCTGCTGGAGACGCCGCGGCAAGAGGTGGAGAAACCAGACAAGGAGTCAACTGCC AATCTGGCTAAGCAAGTCACTGAGCAGGCCAAGTTCCTTCGGCGGACTGGAGAGGGTCTTCAGTTGACAGCTAACCAGACACAGCAGCttgagaagatggctgctcttgaGAAGTCTTCTCGGGAGCAGTCGGAAAAGGTCAGGCTTCTGGAGGCCTGGGTTGAAGCTTTGGAGCAGGACAATTCTGTTATGAAAGATAAGGCCTCCAAGCTGCAAGAGAAGGCCAAGACTgctgccaaggagaagaaag AGCTTAAAAGCTTGTTGTTGCAAAGGGATGAACTAGTGACTGATCTTAAAAATATTATGTATCATCACGAATATGCTATGGAGAAGTTGACCAAGATCAAGGCTAACGCTGACAAGGAAATGGTCAGCGATATGAGGCAGATCAAGGAGTTGTCCCAGCAGCTAGCTGATCTTGAGGTGGCGGCTAAAGTAGTCGTCGACATGGTCGAGGATGAGGGAGCTGGTGAGAAGAGTCTGCTGGAGCGTCTTCGTGAAGCCCCCTAG
- the LOC120672859 gene encoding FRIGIDA-like protein 3, with product MYDLESVAALMESTSSKIEQLQQAFAELEGQSAVSMNLKWKQLDDHFRGFEQSLKKKFDELKEQEKEFQETVAKSEKMLEQREAAVVAKELTYLERLQEKRDAALAMIFSKSKLSLPVPAINPMNKALDNLGVKWPKPASEESVCLQVDSAVVKPRSELVSLCEKMNVKGLHKFISDNRKNLATIREEIPSALKKAPHPYGLVLDSLEEFYAGDNLVLDGKKDGDLLGVRRTCLMLMESLGQLQTDNITCFSSEGHMLTTDIKERAKKTAFEWKSKLDSLDIDASNGNCLEAHAFLQLLATFGISAEYNEDDLCKLLPYVSRRRQTPELCRLLGLSQKMPGVIGVLVETGKPIDAINLAYAFELTEQYEPVQLLKVYLRDIKKVSHAKNAKMSSGAQNEMNERELSALKAVIKCIEEHKLEEHYPVDPLQKRVLQLEKAMADKRRAVEAAKPQSKRPRANGSAFAPRATSFADKSFYPATPERHPSYPYERQFVYGAEAHHPPMMSSAPYTIQPAPAPYYGNGYPVQYQVPYIH from the exons ATGTATGACTTGGAGTCCGTGGCTGCCCTTATGGAGTCGACAAGCTCTAAGATAGAGCAGCTTCAGCAGGCTTTTGCTGAGCTCGAGGGGCAGAGTGCTGTCTCCATGAACCTCAAGTGGAAGCAGCTTGACGACCACTTTCGTGGCTTTGAGCAGTCGCTCAAGAAAAAATTTGATGAGTTAAAAGAGCAGGAGAAGGAGTTCCAGGAGACGGTTGCGAAAtcggagaagatgctggagcaGCGGGAGGCAGCTGTTGTGGCCAAGGAACTGACTTATTTGGAGAGGTTGCAGGAGAAAAGGGATGCTGCGTTAGCTATGATCTTTAGCAAGTCCAAGCTGTCCTTACCTGTTCCTGCCATCAACCCAATGAACAAGGCACTGGATAATCTTGGTGTCAAGTGGCCTAAACCGGCTTCTGAAGAGAGTGTGTGCCTTCAAGTTGACAGTGCTGTGGTGAAGCCTCGTTCTGAGCTTGTTTCACTCTGTGAGAAAATGAACGTGAAGGGGCTTCATAAGTTCATATCAGACAACAGGAAGAACTTGGCAACCATCCGGGAGGAAATTCCCAGTGCACTGAAGAAAGCACCTCATCCTTATGGCCTGGTGTTGGATTCCCTGGAAGAATTTTATGCTGGAGATAATCTTGTATTGGATGGCAAAAAGGATGGAGACCTTCTGGGTGTTAGAAGGACGTGCCTGATGTTGATGGAATCACTTGGACAGTTGCAAACTGACAATATAACTTGTTTCTCTTCGGAGGGGCACATGCTTACAACTGATATCAAAGAGCGAGCAAAAAAGACTGCATTTGAATGGAAGTCCAAGTTGGATAGTCTTGACATTGATGCTAGTAATGGGAACTGTCTTGAAGCTCATGCATTTCTTCAACTCCTGGCAACCTTTGGTATTTCTGCTGAATATAATGAAGATGATCTGTGCAAACTGCTCCCATATGTCAGTCGTCGTCGTCAGACACCTGAACTTTGTCGATTGCTTGGGTTGTCACAGAAAATGCCAG GTGTTATTGGAGTTCTGGTGGAAACTGGAAAACCTATTGATGCCATTAATTTGGCTTATGCATTTGAGCTTACTGAACAGTATGAACCAGTGCAACTGCTTAAAGTATATCTGAGGGATATTAAGAAAGTGTCACATGCTAAGAATGCCAAAATGTCTTCTGGAGCACAG AACGAGATGAATGAACGTGAGCTGTCTGCACTGAAAGCTGTCATTAAGTGCATTGAGGAGCACAAACTTGAGGAGCACTACCCTGTGGATCCACTTCAGAAACGAGTTTTGCAGCTAGAGAAAGCAATggcagacaagaggagggctgTTGAAGCAGCGAAGCCACAGTCCAAGAGGCCTCGTGCCAACGGATCGGCCTTTGCACCTCGTGCTACCAGCTTTGCTGACAAGAGCTTTTATCCCGCAACCCCGGAGAGGCATCCCTCCTACCCTTACGAGAGGCAGTTTGTGTATGGCGCTGAGGCCCATCATCCACCAATGATGAGCTCAGCACCTTACACGATCCAACCTGCCCCCGCACCTTATTATGGTAATGGCTACCCAGTTCAGTACCAGGTACCGTATATCCACTAA